The window TAGCTCCCCTTGCCTTGGCAGGCTTTCGCCGCGTTCGTACCGGTAAGCTGTAGCAGACGAAACGCCCAGCAAGGCCGCAATCTCGTTAACCGGCATGCCGAGGGAATGGCGCAAAGCAGAAAATTCGGTCTGGTTCATGCAACACCGCTAGGCTGATTTGTGTCAGGATGACAATATCCAACACAGTTGCATGTTCTTTTTATGTTCTCAACACAAAAAACGCCGCCGGATGATCTCCGGCGGCGTTCTGCGTTCAGCTGGCGTGTCTACTCGCCTGCGTCGTCTTCCGGTGCGGGTTCGTGATAATCGCCGCCATGATGCGCGTCTTCGGATGCAGCGTCATGGTCCATGCCGGCATGCGGATCAGCGGGCGCGGCGTCTGCTTCCGGCGCGACGGCGCTCAGGGGCAGGCGCACCGTGCTGCTGGCCCCGCTGGCAAATTCCAGCGTAACTTCAACTTCACCATCAAGAGAGGCGGTATCGACGCCGAAAATCATCAGATGATCGCCGCCCGGAGCAAGGGCGACCGTCTCGCCGGCCGGCAGGTCAATGGCCTCCACCTGACGCATGCGCATCACCTCGCCATCATCCTCCATCGTGTGGAGCTCCACGCGCGATGCGATGGGCGAGCTGGCGCCGACCAGCTGGTCGTCTTCTGCGCCTGCGCGCAAGGTCACATAGCCTGCGGTCACGTCGCGTCCGCCGGGCGGGGTGCGCACCCAGCCGGAGAGGAGCTCCGGTGCAACGGCTTCGGGCGCGGCGGCCAGCTCATCGCTGTCCGGGCTGGCCTCCTGCAGGGTGGGGGCGGCTTCAGGCGCAACCTCGTTGCTCGCCGGTGTGGCGGGCTCGCCGCAGGCCGCCAGGATGAGGGCGCTTGCCGACACGATGCCGGTCAGGAGATGGGGCGTGGACAGATTGGCAAGGGGGGCGGGGGATGTCATGTGCGCTCCGTTCAGGAAAAAGGCCGGGTGCGGAGCGGTTATCGGCTAGCGGCGCGGCACGGGCACTGCCGCGCGGGAGGGCATGTGAATGCTCCGCAACAGATCACGTCCCCCCGGCTGACAAGAAGTGGCCCGTGCCGGTCCGGTAAGCAAGCCCTGCAGGAAAATTTCGTAAGCCTCGCGGCGATCAGCCGCGCCAGTAACCCACCAGATCACGCGCTTCTGCGATCACCGGCTCGGCCACCGCGCGTGCCTTCTCCGCCCCTGCGGTGAGAATCCGGTCGATCTCGGCGCGGTCAGACAGAAGGCGCGCATAGGTGTCTGAAATGGGGCTGAGGAACTCCACCGCCACTTCGGCGAGGCGTGGCTTGAACACGCCGAAGCCTTGTCCGCCAAACGCGTCCAGCACGGCCTGGCTCGATGTGCCGGTTAGCGCCGCATAGATACCGACCAAATTCTTCGCTTCCGGGCGGCCTTCCAGCTCCTTGGTGCTGGCGGGCAGGGCTTCCGGATCGGTCTTGGCCTTCTTGATCTTGCGGGCGATCGTGTCGGCATCGTCAGCCAGATTGATGCGTGAATTGTCGCTTGCGTCGGATTTCGACATTTTTGCCGTGCCGTCTTTCAGCGACATGATGCGCGCGCCATCAGGCATGATGACGG is drawn from Glycocaulis alkaliphilus and contains these coding sequences:
- a CDS encoding copper chaperone PCu(A)C, whose amino-acid sequence is MTSPAPLANLSTPHLLTGIVSASALILAACGEPATPASNEVAPEAAPTLQEASPDSDELAAAPEAVAPELLSGWVRTPPGGRDVTAGYVTLRAGAEDDQLVGASSPIASRVELHTMEDDGEVMRMRQVEAIDLPAGETVALAPGGDHLMIFGVDTASLDGEVEVTLEFASGASSTVRLPLSAVAPEADAAPADPHAGMDHDAASEDAHHGGDYHEPAPEDDAGE